The Lutibacter profundi genome includes a region encoding these proteins:
- the scpA gene encoding methylmalonyl-CoA mutase, whose amino-acid sequence MKRKDFSQLTIKSQNKKDIYFDHENYIAGIAPNLRGPYSTMYVRRPWTIRQYAGFSTAEESNAFYRRNLDAGQKGLSVAFDLATHRGYDSDHERVQGDVGKAGVAIDSVEDMKVLFDQIPLDKMSVSMTMNGAVLPILAFYIVAAKEQGVEEKLLTGTIQNDILKEFMVRNTYIYPPAPSMKIIADIFAYTSKNMPKFNSISISGYHMQEAGATPEIELAYTLADGLEYIKTGIASGMEIDSFAPRLSFFWAIGMDHFSEIAKLRAARMLWAKIIKQFNPKNPKSLALRTHCQTSGWSLTEQDPFNNVARTTIEAMAAALGGTQSLHTNALDEAIALPTDFSARIARNTQIYIQEETNITKTVDPWAGATFIEKRTEEMVNTAWKLLQEVEELGGMTKAIELGIPKMRIEEASAKKQAKIDSNQDIIVGVNKFKLKQEDPLQILEVDNNAVRNSQIKRLNELKATRNKKEVHEALLNLTACAKSGKENLLNLAVKAAEKRATLGEISDALEKVFGRYKATIKSISGVYSKEIKNDSAFKEAKQLANKFAELEGRRPRIMISKLGQDGHDRGAKVVSTGYADLGFDVDIGPLFQTPKEAVKQAIENDVHILGISSLAAGHKTLIPQVITELKNYGREDILVIVGGVIPVQDYQFLFDAGVVGIYGPGTKISKAAIEILNILIDSVAE is encoded by the coding sequence ATGAAGCGTAAAGATTTTTCACAGCTAACCATAAAAAGTCAAAACAAAAAAGATATTTATTTTGACCATGAAAATTACATTGCTGGTATTGCTCCAAATTTGAGAGGTCCATATTCAACAATGTATGTTCGTCGCCCTTGGACTATACGTCAATATGCTGGTTTTTCTACTGCTGAAGAAAGTAATGCTTTTTACAGAAGAAATTTAGACGCAGGACAAAAAGGATTGTCTGTTGCTTTCGATTTGGCTACACATCGCGGTTACGATTCTGATCACGAACGTGTTCAAGGAGATGTTGGCAAAGCAGGTGTTGCCATAGACTCTGTTGAAGATATGAAGGTGCTTTTTGATCAAATTCCATTAGATAAAATGTCGGTTTCTATGACAATGAATGGTGCTGTATTACCAATTTTAGCATTTTATATAGTTGCAGCAAAAGAACAAGGTGTAGAAGAAAAATTATTGACCGGCACTATACAAAATGATATTTTGAAAGAATTTATGGTGCGTAATACATACATATACCCACCTGCGCCTTCAATGAAAATTATTGCGGATATTTTTGCATATACCAGTAAAAATATGCCTAAATTTAATTCTATCTCTATTTCTGGTTACCATATGCAAGAAGCAGGAGCAACACCTGAAATTGAATTAGCATATACTTTAGCCGATGGTTTAGAATATATAAAAACAGGTATTGCTAGCGGTATGGAAATAGATTCTTTTGCTCCACGTCTTTCATTTTTTTGGGCAATAGGAATGGATCATTTTAGTGAAATTGCCAAATTACGTGCAGCACGAATGCTTTGGGCAAAAATTATAAAACAATTCAATCCTAAAAACCCTAAATCGTTGGCTTTGCGTACACATTGTCAAACAAGCGGTTGGAGCTTAACAGAGCAAGATCCTTTTAACAATGTGGCAAGAACAACAATTGAGGCTATGGCCGCAGCTTTAGGTGGTACTCAAAGTTTACATACAAATGCCCTAGATGAAGCCATCGCTTTACCTACTGATTTTTCAGCTAGAATAGCAAGAAATACACAAATTTACATCCAAGAAGAAACCAACATTACAAAAACTGTTGACCCTTGGGCTGGTGCTACTTTTATTGAAAAACGAACAGAAGAAATGGTAAATACCGCATGGAAACTATTACAAGAAGTTGAAGAATTAGGTGGTATGACAAAAGCTATTGAACTTGGTATTCCTAAAATGCGAATTGAAGAAGCCTCTGCAAAAAAACAAGCAAAAATTGATAGCAACCAAGATATTATTGTTGGTGTTAATAAATTTAAACTTAAACAAGAAGATCCTTTGCAAATTTTAGAGGTTGACAATAATGCAGTAAGAAACTCTCAAATTAAACGGCTAAATGAATTAAAAGCAACTAGGAATAAAAAAGAAGTTCATGAAGCATTACTAAATTTAACAGCTTGCGCAAAATCAGGTAAAGAAAATTTATTAAATTTGGCTGTTAAGGCAGCAGAAAAAAGAGCTACTTTAGGAGAAATTTCGGATGCTTTAGAAAAAGTGTTTGGAAGGTATAAAGCAACCATCAAATCAATTTCTGGAGTGTATAGTAAAGAGATTAAAAATGATTCAGCATTTAAGGAAGCAAAACAATTGGCAAATAAATTTGCTGAATTAGAAGGAAGGCGTCCAAGAATTATGATTTCTAAATTAGGACAAGATGGGCATGACCGTGGTGCAAAAGTAGTTTCTACAGGCTACGCTGATTTAGGTTTTGATGTTGATATTGGCCCTTTATTTCAAACACCCAAAGAAGCTGTAAAACAAGCTATTGAAAATGACGTTCATATACTTGGTATATCTTCATTGGCTGCAGGTCATAAAACATTAATTCCACAGGTAATAACAGAGTTAAAAAATTATGGGCGCGAAGATATTTTAGTAATTGTTGGCGGTGTAATACCTGTACAAGATTATCAATTTTTATTTGATGCTGGTGTTGTTGGTATTTATGGTCCAGGAACCAAAATTTCAAAAGCTGCTATTGAAATTTTAAACATACTTATTGACAGTGTAGCAGAATAA
- a CDS encoding methylmalonyl-CoA mutase subunit beta, whose protein sequence is MSTFITKDFEPSSAKAWKQKIQVDLKGADYNNTLLTKTNEGITIKPFYHSDNFEKLNIPTPKKDFKVCQKILISTEDEANILAIDAINRGANALKFIAKKPFNTNKLFKNLLNKGIEFHFHFHYLSKDFTTNITKLLKEEIVFYNVDIIGNIARNGNWFTSLNNDFEIVEKLIKENTKEYVLGVNANLYQNAGANTVQQIAYALAHANEYLNKFNGDVASKIQFNFSIGPNYFFEIAKIRAFRYLYNLISEEYNTTAIAKIFAEPSLRNKTIYDYNVNMLRTTTESMSAILGGANTISNGSYDVLFHNSNEFGNRIARNQLLILKEESYFKNAHYFATDSYYIETITKQLAEKALIIFKDIEKSGGFLQQLKEGTIQRKIKENAEKEQAQFDSGELILVGTNKYLNNQDKMKLNLQINTFVKHNPKKTLIIPIIPRRLSEKIEQKRLKNEA, encoded by the coding sequence ATGAGTACCTTTATAACTAAAGATTTTGAACCTAGTTCAGCCAAAGCTTGGAAACAAAAAATTCAAGTAGATTTAAAAGGTGCTGATTATAATAATACCCTTTTAACCAAAACCAATGAAGGTATTACTATAAAACCTTTCTATCACTCAGATAACTTTGAAAAATTAAATATTCCAACTCCCAAAAAAGATTTTAAAGTTTGCCAAAAAATACTCATATCAACAGAAGATGAAGCTAATATATTAGCAATTGATGCAATAAACAGAGGCGCTAATGCCTTAAAATTTATTGCTAAGAAACCTTTCAATACTAATAAATTATTTAAAAATTTATTAAATAAAGGTATTGAATTTCACTTTCATTTTCATTATTTATCAAAAGATTTTACAACTAATATTACTAAATTACTCAAAGAAGAAATTGTTTTTTATAACGTAGATATAATTGGTAACATAGCTAGAAATGGTAATTGGTTTACTTCATTAAACAACGACTTTGAAATTGTAGAAAAATTAATCAAAGAGAACACTAAGGAATATGTACTTGGTGTAAATGCTAATCTATACCAAAACGCAGGTGCAAATACTGTTCAACAAATTGCTTATGCTTTAGCCCATGCAAATGAATATTTAAACAAATTTAATGGAGACGTTGCTTCTAAAATTCAATTTAACTTTTCAATAGGTCCAAATTATTTTTTTGAAATTGCCAAGATTAGAGCATTTAGATATCTATACAATTTAATTTCAGAAGAATACAACACTACTGCAATTGCTAAAATTTTTGCTGAACCAAGTTTACGAAACAAAACAATATATGATTATAACGTAAATATGCTACGCACAACAACTGAAAGCATGAGTGCAATTTTAGGAGGTGCAAATACCATTTCTAATGGTTCATACGATGTGTTATTTCATAACTCAAATGAGTTTGGAAACAGAATTGCAAGAAATCAATTACTAATTTTAAAAGAAGAAAGTTATTTTAAAAATGCACATTATTTTGCAACCGATTCATACTATATTGAAACTATCACCAAACAACTAGCTGAAAAAGCATTAATTATTTTTAAAGATATTGAAAAAAGTGGTGGCTTTTTACAACAATTAAAAGAGGGAACAATACAGCGAAAAATAAAAGAAAATGCAGAGAAAGAACAAGCTCAATTTGATTCAGGTGAATTAATTTTAGTAGGAACTAATAAATACCTGAATAATCAGGATAAAATGAAACTCAATCTACAAATAAATACCTTTGTTAAACACAACCCAAAGAAAACACTTATAATTCCTATAATACCAAGGCGTTTATCAGAAAAAATTGAACAAAAAAGGCTAAAAAATGAAGCGTAA
- a CDS encoding thiamine pyrophosphate-binding protein: MKRTGANLAVYALEQIGVKYTFGVPGVHNIELYDELNNSKQIEPVLVTHEGGASFMALGVSCTSKSIGTLMIVPAAGTTNAMSGIGEAFLDGIPMLIFSGGTRQDSGRHYQLHQLNQANLVKEITKAYFKIETHNDIISTIYKAYEIAISGEPGPVFIEIPMEVQMFKGEVKELLNYVKNYQNPIIEKQQIKQAAKLLSEASNPGIYVGWGAANAVKYTEKIAELLEAPVATTLQGKASFPASNKYHTGFGFGPNSVPASQKAFKNCDAMLAVGVRFSEIGTGSYGVKVPENLIHIDINSEVFNKNYQTKVSIKGDAEETLKLLVEELGKMTTIKSKKSAALTKTIKEEKEKYFNEWKEKKLENRVSPGFFFEALTKYTDDDTYFVVDDGKHTYLAAELLPINKSRHFVSPTDFNCMGFCVPAAIGVKFMNPANKVVGIVGDGGFLMTGMETLTATTYKKGVVYFVFHDGELGQISQFQKIPLKRKVASVIGNVNIKGIADACGATYLNMENDAKIEEVIQKAFQEAAKNIPVIVDVAIDYSKKTFMTKGVVKVNLARFSFKEKMRFIGRAMKRHLLEK, from the coding sequence ATGAAAAGAACAGGAGCAAATTTAGCAGTTTACGCTTTAGAACAAATAGGCGTAAAATATACTTTTGGTGTACCAGGAGTTCATAATATAGAGTTGTATGATGAATTAAATAATTCAAAACAAATTGAACCTGTTTTGGTAACACACGAGGGAGGAGCTTCTTTTATGGCTTTGGGGGTTTCTTGTACTTCAAAGAGTATTGGAACTTTAATGATTGTTCCTGCTGCTGGAACAACAAATGCTATGAGTGGTATTGGTGAGGCTTTTTTAGATGGGATACCTATGTTAATTTTTTCGGGAGGAACACGTCAGGATAGTGGAAGACATTACCAATTGCATCAATTAAATCAAGCAAATTTAGTCAAAGAAATTACCAAAGCTTATTTTAAGATTGAAACACATAATGATATAATTTCTACTATTTATAAAGCGTATGAAATAGCAATTTCAGGTGAGCCTGGGCCTGTATTTATTGAAATTCCTATGGAGGTTCAAATGTTTAAAGGTGAAGTGAAAGAACTTCTAAACTATGTAAAAAATTATCAAAACCCTATTATAGAAAAACAACAAATAAAGCAGGCTGCAAAGTTACTTTCTGAAGCTTCAAATCCAGGAATATATGTTGGGTGGGGAGCTGCCAATGCCGTAAAATATACAGAAAAAATTGCTGAATTATTAGAAGCGCCAGTAGCAACAACATTGCAAGGGAAAGCTTCGTTTCCTGCTTCAAACAAGTATCATACAGGTTTCGGGTTTGGACCAAATTCGGTGCCAGCTTCACAAAAAGCATTTAAAAATTGCGATGCAATGCTAGCTGTTGGTGTTCGGTTTTCTGAAATAGGCACCGGTAGTTATGGGGTGAAAGTTCCTGAAAATTTAATTCATATTGATATCAATTCTGAAGTCTTCAATAAAAATTACCAAACAAAAGTAAGTATTAAAGGAGATGCTGAAGAAACACTAAAATTATTGGTAGAAGAGTTAGGAAAAATGACCACAATAAAATCAAAAAAATCTGCTGCTTTAACAAAAACAATTAAAGAAGAAAAAGAAAAATATTTTAATGAGTGGAAAGAAAAGAAATTAGAGAATAGGGTTTCTCCAGGGTTCTTTTTTGAAGCGTTGACAAAATATACTGATGATGATACTTATTTTGTAGTTGATGATGGAAAACATACTTATTTAGCTGCCGAACTATTACCAATAAATAAATCTAGGCATTTTGTATCTCCTACCGATTTTAACTGTATGGGATTTTGTGTGCCTGCTGCTATTGGAGTGAAATTTATGAATCCAGCAAATAAAGTTGTTGGTATTGTGGGAGATGGAGGATTTTTAATGACAGGTATGGAAACGTTAACAGCAACAACTTACAAAAAAGGGGTAGTTTATTTTGTTTTTCACGATGGCGAACTAGGTCAAATATCTCAATTTCAAAAAATTCCTTTGAAGCGAAAAGTAGCATCAGTTATAGGAAATGTAAATATTAAAGGAATTGCAGATGCTTGTGGCGCTACTTATTTAAATATGGAAAATGACGCAAAAATTGAGGAAGTAATACAAAAAGCATTTCAAGAAGCGGCAAAAAATATTCCTGT
- a CDS encoding thioredoxin family protein: MNKTKTITSLEELDKILKSETAVLLYFNTISCNVGESLEPKVKNLIDVNFPKINFYNIDLNFSPKIAAKYNAFVEPTILIFFDGKETIRKSRNISIYELHKTIDRLYQLIFE, encoded by the coding sequence ATGAACAAAACAAAAACCATAACTTCTTTAGAGGAACTAGATAAAATTTTAAAATCAGAAACTGCCGTTTTATTGTATTTCAATACTATTTCTTGTAACGTTGGAGAATCTTTAGAACCGAAAGTTAAAAATTTAATTGATGTGAATTTTCCCAAAATTAATTTTTATAATATTGATTTAAACTTTTCTCCGAAAATAGCTGCAAAATATAATGCTTTTGTAGAACCTACTATATTAATTTTTTTTGACGGGAAAGAAACCATACGGAAAAGCCGAAATATTAGCATCTATGAATTGCATAAAACTATTGATAGGTTATATCAATTAATTTTCGAATAA
- the udk gene encoding uridine kinase, translated as MLIIGIAGGTGSGKTTVVNQILNELPDDEVCVISQDSYYNATTNLSYEERTKINFDHPKAIDFDLLVKHLTQLKKGEIIEQPVYSFVTHNRTEDTHITHPKKVIIVEGILIFNSKRLRDLFDIKIFVHADADERLIRRTRRDIEERGRDINEVLSRYQNTLKPMHQQFIEPTKNYADIIIPNDRYNTVAVDIVRTVISNKL; from the coding sequence ATGTTAATTATTGGAATCGCCGGAGGAACTGGAAGTGGAAAAACTACTGTAGTGAATCAAATTTTAAATGAGTTACCTGATGATGAAGTTTGTGTTATTTCTCAAGATTCATACTACAACGCCACAACAAATTTATCATACGAAGAACGCACTAAAATTAATTTTGATCACCCAAAAGCTATTGATTTTGATTTGCTTGTTAAACACTTAACTCAATTAAAAAAAGGTGAAATTATTGAACAGCCTGTGTATTCTTTTGTAACGCATAATCGCACTGAAGATACTCATATTACACATCCCAAAAAAGTAATTATTGTTGAAGGTATTTTGATTTTTAACAGCAAGCGATTACGAGATTTATTTGATATAAAAATATTTGTACATGCTGATGCCGACGAACGTTTAATTAGACGAACAAGAAGAGATATTGAAGAGCGCGGACGTGACATAAACGAAGTTTTAAGCCGCTACCAAAACACCTTAAAACCTATGCATCAGCAATTTATAGAGCCAACTAAAAATTATGCTGATATTATTATTCCAAACGACAGATACAATACCGTGGCGGTAGATATCGTTAGAACTGTTATAAGTAATAAGCTTTAA
- a CDS encoding FAD-dependent oxidoreductase: MEPKTYKANTVIIGGGIAGITTAIELINANKTVIIIERDFEKNFGGLAKESFGGMFFINSRQQRLSKIKDSVEQAKKDWFSFAEFDQHEVWGKKWANEFLESTHKIYEWVSSKKVKFFPVVHWVERGLLQPGNSVPRFHMVWGTGHGLIAALLKHIEEHPNNKNLQVYFQHKAADFEIENETIISIKGIDEKDNEPFSCEAENVVIATGGINGNMKKVRSHWHKEWRTPPNVILNGSHQFSDGLIHDKVSDMGGNVTNLNLMWNYAAGIPHPYPKRENHGLSLVPPKSALWLNYKGERMGPMPLVTSFDTRYLVTKICEQEKQYSWQILNEKIAYKELGVSGSEFNEGIKNKKIISFLYSVLKGNKHLIKSLEKDSPNYITANSVEELAKKMNALTGENDINIDTLRESIESYDANFERGKNIWNDDQIRRIMHTREYKGDRKRTLKPQKLNQKKSYPLIAIREFILSRKSLGGIQTNLNSQVLKISKNKDSNNSFKNLYAVGEAAGFGGGGSHGKRALEGTFLATCIFTAQKAAKHITDN, translated from the coding sequence ATGGAACCAAAAACATACAAGGCAAATACAGTTATAATTGGAGGAGGTATTGCAGGAATTACTACTGCAATAGAACTAATAAATGCGAATAAAACAGTTATTATAATTGAACGTGATTTTGAAAAAAACTTTGGAGGTTTAGCAAAGGAATCTTTTGGTGGTATGTTTTTTATTAATTCACGTCAGCAACGTTTATCAAAAATTAAAGATAGCGTAGAACAAGCTAAAAAAGATTGGTTTTCATTTGCTGAATTTGATCAACATGAAGTTTGGGGTAAAAAATGGGCGAATGAATTTTTAGAATCTACACATAAAATTTACGAGTGGGTAAGTTCTAAAAAAGTTAAATTTTTTCCTGTTGTTCATTGGGTTGAAAGAGGGTTGCTTCAACCTGGTAATTCAGTTCCTCGTTTTCATATGGTGTGGGGTACAGGACATGGTTTAATAGCGGCTTTGCTTAAACATATAGAAGAGCATCCAAATAATAAAAATTTACAAGTTTACTTTCAGCATAAAGCAGCAGATTTTGAAATAGAAAATGAAACTATTATTTCAATTAAAGGTATTGATGAAAAAGACAATGAACCTTTTAGTTGTGAAGCTGAAAATGTGGTTATTGCTACCGGTGGAATTAATGGAAATATGAAAAAAGTGAGGAGTCATTGGCATAAAGAATGGAGAACACCTCCAAATGTCATTTTAAATGGATCTCACCAATTTTCTGATGGCCTAATTCACGATAAAGTTAGTGATATGGGAGGAAACGTTACCAACTTAAATTTAATGTGGAATTATGCGGCTGGAATACCACATCCGTATCCCAAAAGAGAAAATCATGGATTGAGTTTAGTACCACCAAAATCTGCTTTATGGTTAAACTATAAAGGAGAACGTATGGGGCCAATGCCATTGGTAACATCATTTGATACGCGTTATTTGGTTACAAAAATATGTGAACAAGAAAAGCAATATTCTTGGCAAATTTTAAATGAAAAAATAGCCTATAAAGAATTAGGTGTTTCAGGGTCAGAATTTAATGAAGGAATTAAAAACAAAAAGATAATTTCATTTTTGTATTCAGTATTAAAAGGAAATAAGCATTTAATAAAAAGTTTGGAGAAAGATTCGCCTAATTATATTACTGCAAATAGTGTAGAGGAGTTAGCTAAAAAAATGAATGCATTAACAGGTGAAAATGATATTAATATTGATACCCTAAGAGAATCTATTGAAAGTTACGATGCTAATTTTGAAAGAGGTAAAAATATATGGAATGATGATCAAATAAGGCGAATTATGCATACGCGTGAATACAAGGGTGATAGAAAGCGCACCTTAAAACCACAAAAATTAAATCAGAAAAAATCGTATCCTTTAATTGCAATTAGAGAATTTATTTTGTCGAGGAAAAGTTTAGGAGGAATTCAAACAAATTTGAACTCTCAAGTGCTAAAAATTTCAAAAAATAAAGATTCAAACAATAGTTTTAAAAATTTGTATGCCGTTGGTGAAGCAGCCGGATTTGGAGGAGGAGGATCTCATGGAAAAAGAGCGTTGGAAGGAACATTTTTAGCAACTTGTATTTTTACAGCACAAAAAGCAGCAAAACACATAACAGATAACTAA
- a CDS encoding FtsB family cell division protein, whose amino-acid sequence MVKIITNKYVIILSIFIVWMVFLDENSMLNHREFNKEINKLKNEKKYYKTQIKQDRELINKLKNNTELEKFAREEYHMKKENEEIYLIEYDTLVKN is encoded by the coding sequence ATGGTAAAAATTATCACGAATAAATACGTGATAATTCTTTCAATATTTATTGTTTGGATGGTTTTTTTAGATGAGAATTCAATGCTTAATCACAGAGAGTTTAACAAAGAAATAAACAAGCTTAAAAATGAAAAAAAATATTACAAAACACAAATTAAACAAGATAGAGAACTTATAAATAAGCTTAAAAACAATACCGAATTGGAAAAGTTTGCCAGAGAAGAATATCACATGAAAAAAGAAAATGAAGAAATATACCTTATAGAATATGATACATTAGTTAAAAATTAA